Proteins encoded within one genomic window of Mya arenaria isolate MELC-2E11 chromosome 13, ASM2691426v1:
- the LOC128215438 gene encoding uncharacterized protein LOC128215438: MEDDSDSNSNVSSARPRIRSNDLPKTVFSSDEKGDARKSVEDCVVLSSDEGYARAKPILLTRYGKPHLVARSHVERLINGSPVKFNDVQGLMNLSLDMEKCSDTPEVFWVEEDRRGKRGEPYAIRSILGWSVIGPTGKATSASNVQVNIQQTSRIQEQIDRLWKTDFPECRSENSNGMSQEDRRALSIMERTLENCDGHYTLGLPWRDQNVQLPNNNFMAVTRLEQLKRKLERDTELHTLYSDTMSGYIEKGYATPLDDAGARNSVKVWYLPLHPVVNQNKPGKLRIVFDCAAKYRGI; the protein is encoded by the exons ATGGAAGACGACAGCGACTCCAACTCCAATGTTTCGAGTGCACGACCCAGGATCCGATCAAACGATTTGCCAAAAACTGTGTTTAGTTCAGACGAAAAG GGCGATGCTCGCAAGAGTGTCGAAGATTGTGTAGTCTTGTCGTCGGATGAAGGATATGCCAGGGCCAAACCAATTTTGTTGACTCGTTATGGTAAACCCCATCTTGTAGCTAGGTCCCATGTTGAACGACTCATTAACGGTAGCCCTGTTAAGTTTAACGATGTGCAAGGTCTTATGAATCTGTCACTTGACATGGAAAAGT GCAGCGACACTCCAGAGGTGTTCTGGGTTGAAGAGGATCGGAGAGGTAAGAGAGGCGAGCCGTATGCAATCAGGTCAATCCTGGGCTGGAGCGTTATTGGGCCGACAGGGAAAGCTACTTCCGCTTCAAACGTACAGGTAAACATTCAACAGACTTCACGCATACAAGAACAAATAGATAGGCTGTGGAAAACTGATTTTCCAGAATGCAGATCTGAAAATAGTAATGGTATGTCGCAAGAAGATCGCCGCGCACTATCAATCATGGAGCGTACCTTAGAAAATTGTGACGGACACTACACACTTGGTTTGCCGTGGAGGGATCAGAACGTACAACTGCCAAATAATAACTTTATGGCAGTCACGCGTCTTGAGCAGCTGAAACGGAAACTTGAACGGGACACTGAGCTGCATACCTTATATAGCGACACCATGAGCGGCTACATTGAAAAAGGGTATGCTACGCCACTGGATGACGCTGGAGCCAGAAATTCAGTCAAAGTTTGGTATCTTCCGCTTCACCCAGTTGTTAACCAAAACAAGCCCGGCAAGTTAaggatagtttttgactgcgcAGCGAAGTACAGAGGTATATGA
- the LOC128215439 gene encoding uncharacterized protein LOC128215439: MNDNLLQGPDLINSIVGVLIRFREEPVAKVADIEAMFHQVRVCEKDRDALRFLWWPSGNLETKPVEHCMNVHLFGVTSSPSCAAYSLRGTARDNAKAFSGDTLKTIERNFYVDDLLKSVTDEKVGIRLSSELRDILAKGGFRLTKWMSNNQKEKDNWNLPETASPVTLDDDDSELKTVLSMQAKQGKAASSLDDLLVKYSDWHKLLRAVGWLLRFKKYLVSKYLLSEKNVGCAANNRDLTVKEIRGATKDVLMLLQKSTYDKDFRNVVDNGRVSKACSIVNFSPVYTDVLLRIGGRLENADVSTDVKHPIILPSGHNVSRILIRKYHELNAHAGAHHILSLIRQKNYWIVHGQRTVKSVLSHCIDCKRRQQRLKTQQMGHLPTERLTPDKAPFTYVGVDYFGPMYVKSGRKHLKRYGCLFTCLTTRAVHIEIAHSLDTHSFICALQRFVSRRGRPEKIFSDNGTNITAGERELRESVKQWNQTQLSKNLPQQEIAWHFNPPYASHMGGVRGRLVRSVKNALKYVVREQLLGDEALLTLATEVEKILNDRPITQVK; the protein is encoded by the exons ATGAATGATAACCTGTTGCAAGGGCCTGATCTCATTAATTCTATAGTTGGTGTACTGATACGTTTCCGAGAGGAACCGGTAGCTAAAGTGGCTGACATTGAGGCAATGTTTCATCAGGTAAGGGTATGCGAAAAGGATAGAGATGCACTCAGATTTTTATGGTGGCCAAGTGGTAACCTGGAAACAAAGCCTGTTGAACACTGTATGAACGTTCATTTGTTCGGTGTCACGTCATCACCTAGCTGTGCGGCATACAGTCTAAGAGGCACAGCAAGGGATAACGCCAAAGCATTCAGCGGGGATACCTTGAAAACGATAGAACGTAATTTTTACGTTGATGATCTTCTAAAGTCGGTGACGGATGAAAAGGTAGGTATCAGACTTTCTTCTGAACTTCGAGATATCCTCGCTAAAGGTGGTTTCAGACTGACGAAGTGGATGTCAAATAATCAAAAAG AGAAGGATAACTGGAACTTGCCGGAAACTGCAAGTCCAGTAACTCTGGACGATGATGACTCAGAACTTAAGACGGTGCTTAGTATGCAAGCGAAACAAGGTAAGGCCGCTTCAAGTTTAGATGATTTGTTAGTTAAATACTCTGACTGGCATAAATTACTTCGTGCTGTAGGTTGGTTACTTAGATTCAAGAAATATCTTGTAAGTAAGTATTTGTTGAGTGAGAAGAATGTCGGTTGTGCGGCAAATAACAGAGATTTGACTGTGAAAGAGATTCGAGGAGCTACAAAGGATGTCCTCATGCTTTTACAAAAGAGTACGTATGACAAGGATTTCAGAAATGTAGTAGATAACGGTCGTGTTTCAAAGGCATGTTCGATTGTAAATTTTAGCCCAGTGTACACAGATGTTCTACTGAGAATCGGCGGGCGTCTAGAAAATGCTGACGTAAGCACTGACGTCAAGCACCCGATTATTTTGCCCAGCGGTCACAATGTAAGTAGAATTCTCATTCGGAAATACCATGAATTGAACGCCCATGCGGGTGCTCATCATATTTTGTCTCTTATCAGACAAAAAAACTATTGGATAGTGCACGGTCAGCGAACAGTTAAGTCAGTACTTAGCCATTGCATCGACTGTAAACGCCGACAGCAACGTCTCAAAACTCAGCAGATGGGACATCTTCCGACAGAGAGACTTACACCAGACAAAGCGCCTTTCACGTACGTTGGAGTAGACTACTTCGGTCCAATGTACGTAAAGTCTGGTAGAAAACATCTCAAAAGGTATGGGTGTTTATTCACTTGCTTGACAACCAGGGCAGTGCATATTGAAATTGCACACAGTCTTGACACACACTCTTTCATATGTGCTTTGCAGCGGTTTGTAAGTCGCCGGGGACGACCAGAAAAGATCTTTAGTGATAACGGGACAAATATTACCGCGGGAGAAAGGGAGCTGCGGGAATCAGTCAAACAATGGAATCAAACTCAGCTCTCAAAAAACCTCCCTCAGCAAGAGATTGCATGGCATTTCAATCCTCCGTATGCAAGTCACATGGGTGGTGTAAGGGGAAGGTTAGTACGATCCGTTAAAAATGCGCTGAAATATGTAGTTCGTGAGCAACTGCTTGGTGACGAAGCTTTGTTGACATTAGCAACCGAAGTCGAGAAGATTCTGAACGACCGTCCAATTACTCAG GTAAAGTAA